One region of Armigeres subalbatus isolate Guangzhou_Male chromosome 3, GZ_Asu_2, whole genome shotgun sequence genomic DNA includes:
- the LOC134219217 gene encoding uncharacterized protein LOC134219217: MGKSPPQFLEEKYDLAKCEMYNEKNSFAFWIVMILLFSLALGNLCLTLTITGILKIYKGMENIELIQGEETVKFFGDIDFDRLYKRDGKLEGFHDEPLEISGENAPVAINLVNRNGHSHNKIHFSKNGSLLKGLSHFEVKDAVTGRQVFSTSRPTYNMPEGAMMLHTNLVSASRIASPINSTLKFQTRNRFTLKGTEGTRLEAKEIFWTADQNIFLKSDNGSMVITGGNGVYINVNSIPIVQSEHGPKTGSSQFKLCVCYPQGKIFRVPVPKSHNMRVNCAHFGGRIDPCA; the protein is encoded by the exons ATGggg AAATCTCCACCTCAGTTTTTAGAGGAAAAGTACGACCTTGCGAAATGCGAGATGTACAACGAGAAGAACTCGTTTGCGTTCTGGATTGTGATGATTTTGTTGTTCTCGTTGGCACTAGGCAATCTGTGCCTTACGTTGACCATCACCGGGATTCTGAAAATCTACAAAGGCATGGAGAATATCGAGCTGATCCAAGGCGAAGAAACGGTGAAGTTCTTCGGAGACATCGATTTTGATCGGCTGTACAAGCGGGATGGAAAACTGGAAGGCTTCCACGATGAACCACTGGAGATTAGTG GTGAAAATGCGCCTGTGGCAATAAACTTGGTGAATCGAAATGGACACTCACACAACAAGATCCACTTTTCCAAGAATGGTAGCTTGCTAAAAGGTTTGAGCCATTTCGAAGTTAAAGATGCCGTTACGGGACGGCAGGTGTTTTCCACTTCTCGGCCGACGTACAACATGCCTGAAGGGGCTATGATGTTACACACAAACTTGGTTAGCGCCAGCAGAATTGCGTCACCAATCAACAGCACGCTTAAATTTCAGACACGGAACAGATTCACCCTCAAGGGAACGGAAGGAACACGACTGGAGGCAAAGGAAATATTCTGGACGGcagatcaaaatatttttctcaaGTCGGACAACGGAAGTATGGTGATTACCGGTGGGAATGGAGTGTACATCAATGTTAACAGTATTCCGATCGTGCAGAGTGAACATGGACCGAAAACGGGAAGTAGTCAATTCAAGTTGTGCGTTTGCTACCCGCAAGGCAAGATCTTCCGCGTTCCGGTTCCGAAGTCACACAATATGCGAGTGAATTGTGCCCATTTCGGTGGCCGGATCGACCCGTGTGCATAA
- the LOC134219894 gene encoding uncharacterized protein LOC134219894 isoform X1: MPPKRTKELPTKRENRSRGSQKHDINKMTAYELNSSDLRYLLRTALEREGDRFDPSGYAYVTVGEGSNPAALESQDPLASEHPPFDDRKSAEKEKQAAHGAGTSGLRGSQKGKDFLQSSLRNHDEWIENTYATGESIPKKEGGTCTFLDDLSQHISIPIEDESVPCKRLKSKKEIIQEVPITPNQDPLKLVAQPLGVDELRAMLQAALQHQEEVSKSAERHTPPFPIEAGHTRSLEIVHQMDKENSSVIERETADASASKPNPVIDEFGEPNAVIFNIEEEHLEDDDSQNIADDHAEHSGQINTPLGSPADRSPLSVRKISSAGAATNVLNKSPNIDYPFAASVEDDNSWKVKYKKLEGNYKELSDKHKKCKQKIAKLEQDKLTSDDYALRIGKELMFIKDKQKIPQAQFTEENGIPITVNELDEINNRADTDSFFVALLVTRLVGSEKLIKMSATGQASHRFSKLKNMDGTPMYPAQERIDPKLVEFICSK; the protein is encoded by the exons ATGCCACCGAAAAGGACAAAGGAGCTTCCTACAAAGCGGGAGAATA GATCCCGTGGAAGccaaaaacatgatataaacaAAATGACGGCATACGAACTGAATTCTTCCGATTTGCGTTATTTG CTACGAACAGCATTAGAGCGAGAAGGAGACAGATTCGACCCAAGTGGATATGCATACGTCACGGTGGGTGAGGGGTCAAATCCTGCAGCGCTAGAGTCTCAAGATCCCCTTGCATCCGAACATCCACCATTCGACGATAGGAAGAGTgcagaaaaagaaaaacaagcaGCACATGGAGCAGGTACATCTGGACTAAGAGGATCTCAGAAAGGAAAAGATTTTCTTCAGTCGTCACTGCGCAATCATGACGAATGGATTGAAAACACGTATGCGACCGGTGAATCGATTCCTAAAAAAGAGGGAGGAACCTGCACATTTCTCGATGATCTTTCGCAACATATTTCCATTCCTATTGAGGACGAATCTGTTCCATGCAAACGCCTGAAGAGTAAGAAGGAGATCATACAAGAAGTGCCAATAACACCGAATCAAGATCCGTTAAAATTGGTGGCCCAGCCGCTTGGCGTTGATGAGTTACGTGCAATG TTGCAAGCTGCCCTGCAGCATCAAGAGGAAGTTTCAAAATCTGCGGAAAGACATACCCCTCCTTTCCCCATCGAAGCTGGTCATACACGATCCTTGGAAATAGTGCACCAGATGGACAAGGAGAACAGCAGTGTCATTGAACGAGAAACAGCTGACGCTTCGGCATCGAAACCCAATCCAGTCATTGATGAGTTCGGCGAACCAAACGCCGTAATCTTCAACATTGAAGAAGAGCACCTTGAAGATGACGATTCGCAAAACATCGCGGACGACCATGCTGAACATTCTGGTCAAATCAACACTCCGCTGGGGAGTCCAGCCGATCGATCTCCTTTGTCCGTGAGAAAGATATCTTCTGCCGGTGCTGCGACGAATGTACTGAATAAGTCACCAAACATCGATTATCCGTTTGCAGCGAGTGTTGAGGATGACAATTCTTGGAAAGTGAAATACAAAAAACTGGAAGGAAATTATAAAGAGCTATCAGATAAACATAAAAAATGTAAGCAAAAAATAGCAAAACTTGAGCAAGATAAGCTCACATCGGATGACTACGCTTTGCGAATTGGAAAGGAGCTTATGTTCATCAAGGACAAGCAGAAGATTCCCCAG GCACAATTTACCGAAGAAAACGGAATCCCGATCACGGTTAATGAACTGGATGAGATTAACAACCGTGCAGACACCGACAGCTTCTTTGTGGCTCTGCTGGTAACAAGACTGGTTGGTTCCGAAAAGCTCATAAAAATGAGTGCTACGGGTCAAGCAAGCCACCGATTCTCCAAACTCAAAAATATGGACGGTACCCCAATGTATCCCGCACAAGAGCGCATTGATCCTAAACTCGTTGAGTTCATCTGCAGTAAGTAG
- the LOC134219894 gene encoding uncharacterized protein LOC134219894 isoform X3 — MPPKRTKELPTKRENRSRGSQKHDINKMTAYELNSSDLRYLLRTALEREGDRFDPSGYAYVTVGEGSNPAALESQDPLASEHPPFDDRKSAEKEKQAAHGAGTSGLRGSQKGKDFLQSSLRNHDEWIENTYATGESIPKKEGGTCTFLDDLSQHISIPIEDESVPCKRLKSKKEIIQEVPITPNQDPLKLVAQPLGVDELRAMLQAALQHQEEVSKSAERHTPPFPIEAGHTRSLEIVHQMDKENSSVIERETADASASKPNPVIDEFGEPNAVIFNIEEEHLEDDDSQNIADDHAEHSGQINTPLGSPADRSPLSVRKISSAGAATNVLNKSPNIDYPFAASVEDDNSWKVKYKKLEGNYKELSDKHKKCKQKIAKLEQDKLTSDDYALRIGKELMFIKDKQKIPQKIQWAFSP; from the exons ATGCCACCGAAAAGGACAAAGGAGCTTCCTACAAAGCGGGAGAATA GATCCCGTGGAAGccaaaaacatgatataaacaAAATGACGGCATACGAACTGAATTCTTCCGATTTGCGTTATTTG CTACGAACAGCATTAGAGCGAGAAGGAGACAGATTCGACCCAAGTGGATATGCATACGTCACGGTGGGTGAGGGGTCAAATCCTGCAGCGCTAGAGTCTCAAGATCCCCTTGCATCCGAACATCCACCATTCGACGATAGGAAGAGTgcagaaaaagaaaaacaagcaGCACATGGAGCAGGTACATCTGGACTAAGAGGATCTCAGAAAGGAAAAGATTTTCTTCAGTCGTCACTGCGCAATCATGACGAATGGATTGAAAACACGTATGCGACCGGTGAATCGATTCCTAAAAAAGAGGGAGGAACCTGCACATTTCTCGATGATCTTTCGCAACATATTTCCATTCCTATTGAGGACGAATCTGTTCCATGCAAACGCCTGAAGAGTAAGAAGGAGATCATACAAGAAGTGCCAATAACACCGAATCAAGATCCGTTAAAATTGGTGGCCCAGCCGCTTGGCGTTGATGAGTTACGTGCAATG TTGCAAGCTGCCCTGCAGCATCAAGAGGAAGTTTCAAAATCTGCGGAAAGACATACCCCTCCTTTCCCCATCGAAGCTGGTCATACACGATCCTTGGAAATAGTGCACCAGATGGACAAGGAGAACAGCAGTGTCATTGAACGAGAAACAGCTGACGCTTCGGCATCGAAACCCAATCCAGTCATTGATGAGTTCGGCGAACCAAACGCCGTAATCTTCAACATTGAAGAAGAGCACCTTGAAGATGACGATTCGCAAAACATCGCGGACGACCATGCTGAACATTCTGGTCAAATCAACACTCCGCTGGGGAGTCCAGCCGATCGATCTCCTTTGTCCGTGAGAAAGATATCTTCTGCCGGTGCTGCGACGAATGTACTGAATAAGTCACCAAACATCGATTATCCGTTTGCAGCGAGTGTTGAGGATGACAATTCTTGGAAAGTGAAATACAAAAAACTGGAAGGAAATTATAAAGAGCTATCAGATAAACATAAAAAATGTAAGCAAAAAATAGCAAAACTTGAGCAAGATAAGCTCACATCGGATGACTACGCTTTGCGAATTGGAAAGGAGCTTATGTTCATCAAGGACAAGCAGAAGATTCCCCAG aaaatacaATGGGCTTTTTCCCCTtag
- the LOC134225673 gene encoding interleukin enhancer-binding factor 2 homolog, with product MVRTGMMRGGGRGGMGMGMRGMRGAPFMHKKTFLPRHPFDLTLAEPAFPRVSNAPDDSVLTNALLKRSQDLTPSQQEQTAISNLVTKVQGVLDNLVIAPGDFNKCQLDEVRQVGSFKKGTMMAGHNVADIVIILKTLPTKDVAEALGKKVEEDIQKSMKTEVVPKAEAIALEYNEKGFEIWNSLARVRCLVATLPQNIRKLDAEKHLDFKVVQSHLASIRHARWFEENAHHSTIKVLIRILKDLSNRFDGFAPLNPWICDLLAHSAIMNNPSRQALPVNLAFRRIFQLLASGLFVPGSAGITDPCEVGHIRAHTSMNLVQQDECCMTAQTLVRVLAHGGYKHILGFVENTTVAKEMSVWDGVVVSPMEPAYEKPAEKKDDEEEDMECVEESTMEEDNGE from the coding sequence ATGGTACGCACAGGTATGATGCGTGGTGGTGGCCGCGGCGGAATGGGAATGGGAATGCGTGGTATGCGTGGAGCTCCCTTCATGCATAAGAAAACTTTCCTCCCCCGTCATCCATTCGACTTGACTTTGGCGGAACCAGCTTTTCCGAGAGTTTCCAATGCCCCCGACGATTCCGTTCTGACCAATGCCCTACTCAAGCGCAGTCAAGATTTAACCCCCTCCCAGCAGGAGCAGACGGCCATATCAAACTTGGTTACCAAGGTGCAGGGCGTTTTGGACAACTTGGTTATTGCCCCGGGCGATTTCAACAAATGCCAGTTGGATGAAGTACGTCAGGTGGGGTCCTTCAAGAAAGGAACGATGATGGCCGGTCACAATGTGGCAGATATTGTGATTATCTTGAAGACACTTCCGACAAAGGACGTAGCTGAAGCACTCGGCAAAAAAGTGGAAGAAGACATCCAAAAGTCGATGAAAACCGAGGTGGTTCCGAAAGCGGAAGCCATTGCATTGGAGTACAATGAAAAGGGTTTCGAGATTTGGAATTCGCTAGCAAGAGTTCGCTGTTTGGTGGCTACGCTACCACAAAACATTCGTAAACTGGACGCCGAAAAACATTTGGACTTTAAGGTAGTTCAGAGCCATCTGGCCTCCATCCGTCATGCTCGTTGGTTCGAGGAGAATGCACATCATTCCACCATCAAGGTATTAATACGTATCCTTAAGGACTTATCAAACCGGTTTGATGGTTTTGCGCCATTAAACCCTTGGATCTGTGATTTGCTGGCACATTCCGCAATCATGAACAATCCAAGTCGCCAAGCACTCCCCGTCAATTTAGCTTTCCGAAGAATATTCCAACTGTTGGCCTCCGGTTTATTTGTTCCGGGATCGGCCGGTATCACTGATCCGTGTGAGGTGGGACACATTCGGGCTCACACATCCATGAATCTGGTTCAACAGGATGAGTGCTGTATGACGGCGCAAACCTTGGTCCGAGTGCTGGCCCACGGGGGATACAAACACATTCTTGGATTTGTGGAAAACACCACCGTAGCGAAGGAAATGTCCGTCTGGGACGGAGTTGTGGTTTCACCGATGGAACCAGCATACGAGAAGCCCGCGGAAAAGAAAGATGATGAAGAGGAGGATATGGAATGTGTCGAAGAATCTACCATGGAGGAGGATAACGGTGAgtaa
- the LOC134219894 gene encoding uncharacterized protein LOC134219894 isoform X2, whose product MPPKRTKELPTKRENRSRGSQKHDINKMTAYELNSSDLRYLLRTALEREGDRFDPSGYAYVTVGEGSNPAALESQDPLASEHPPFDDRKSAEKEKQAAHGAGTSGLRGSQKGKDFLQSSLRNHDEWIENTYATGESIPKKEGGTCTFLDDLSQHISIPIEDESVPCKRLKSKKEIIQEVPITPNQDPLKLVAQPLGVDELRAMLQAALQHQEEVSKSAERHTPPFPIEAGHTRSLEIVHQMDKENSSVIERETADASASKPNPVIDEFGEPNAVIFNIEEEHLEDDDSQNIADDHAEHSGQINTPLGSPADRSPLSVRKISSAGAATNVLNKSPNIDYPFAASVEDDNSWKVKYKKLEGNYKELSDKHKKCKQKIAKLEQDKLTSDDYALRIGKELMFIKDKQKIPQMKLLSARR is encoded by the exons ATGCCACCGAAAAGGACAAAGGAGCTTCCTACAAAGCGGGAGAATA GATCCCGTGGAAGccaaaaacatgatataaacaAAATGACGGCATACGAACTGAATTCTTCCGATTTGCGTTATTTG CTACGAACAGCATTAGAGCGAGAAGGAGACAGATTCGACCCAAGTGGATATGCATACGTCACGGTGGGTGAGGGGTCAAATCCTGCAGCGCTAGAGTCTCAAGATCCCCTTGCATCCGAACATCCACCATTCGACGATAGGAAGAGTgcagaaaaagaaaaacaagcaGCACATGGAGCAGGTACATCTGGACTAAGAGGATCTCAGAAAGGAAAAGATTTTCTTCAGTCGTCACTGCGCAATCATGACGAATGGATTGAAAACACGTATGCGACCGGTGAATCGATTCCTAAAAAAGAGGGAGGAACCTGCACATTTCTCGATGATCTTTCGCAACATATTTCCATTCCTATTGAGGACGAATCTGTTCCATGCAAACGCCTGAAGAGTAAGAAGGAGATCATACAAGAAGTGCCAATAACACCGAATCAAGATCCGTTAAAATTGGTGGCCCAGCCGCTTGGCGTTGATGAGTTACGTGCAATG TTGCAAGCTGCCCTGCAGCATCAAGAGGAAGTTTCAAAATCTGCGGAAAGACATACCCCTCCTTTCCCCATCGAAGCTGGTCATACACGATCCTTGGAAATAGTGCACCAGATGGACAAGGAGAACAGCAGTGTCATTGAACGAGAAACAGCTGACGCTTCGGCATCGAAACCCAATCCAGTCATTGATGAGTTCGGCGAACCAAACGCCGTAATCTTCAACATTGAAGAAGAGCACCTTGAAGATGACGATTCGCAAAACATCGCGGACGACCATGCTGAACATTCTGGTCAAATCAACACTCCGCTGGGGAGTCCAGCCGATCGATCTCCTTTGTCCGTGAGAAAGATATCTTCTGCCGGTGCTGCGACGAATGTACTGAATAAGTCACCAAACATCGATTATCCGTTTGCAGCGAGTGTTGAGGATGACAATTCTTGGAAAGTGAAATACAAAAAACTGGAAGGAAATTATAAAGAGCTATCAGATAAACATAAAAAATGTAAGCAAAAAATAGCAAAACTTGAGCAAGATAAGCTCACATCGGATGACTACGCTTTGCGAATTGGAAAGGAGCTTATGTTCATCAAGGACAAGCAGAAGATTCCCCAG ATGAAGTTGCTGAGCGCACGGCGTTGA